In the Colletotrichum lupini chromosome 1, complete sequence genome, one interval contains:
- a CDS encoding catalase/peroxidase HPI, which yields MHAKLSSCLLAASALLPAVTAEGCPFAKRDGSVTSELPKRDTAEGFGRCSRISNQAGGGTRSHDWWPCQLRLDTLRQFQPATNPYGGDFDYTAAFNSLDYEALKKDLHALMTESQEWWPADFGHYGGLFIRMAWHSAGTYRAIDGRGGGGMGQQRFAPLNSWPDNQNLDKARRLLWPIKQKYGNKISWADLYLLTGNVALESMGFTPLGFAAGRPDTWQSDESVYWGGETTFVPKGNDVRYNGSTDINERADKLEKPLGATHMGLIYVNPEGPDASSDPAASAKDIRVAFDRMGMNDEETVALIAGGHAFGKTHGAVPASNIGGEPEAADLGEMGLGWHNSVGDGNGVNQMTSGLEVVWTKTPTKWSNGYLESLIHNKWTLVTSPAGAHQWEAVNGTLDYPDPFDSTKFRKATMLTSDLALINDPSYLNITTRWLDHPQELADAFAKAWFKLLHRDLGPVARYLGPEIPKETFGWQDPLPAREGELIDDADVTKLKSDILGTAGLDVSKLASVAWASASTFRHSDKRGGANGARIALEPQNKWVSNNPTVLAEVIDALKKIQTSFNTGAKKVSLADLIVLGGAAAVEKAASDAGVAVTVPFTAGRVDATQEQTDVRAFNYLEPQADGFRNYGKGTARARTEEILVDKASQLTLSAPELTVLVGGLRALGATFDQSNTGVLTAKKGQLTNDWFINLLDISTVWSKTDTEGETWTGVDRKTKAEKWTATRADLVFGSHAELRAISEVYASSDANEKFVKDFVAAWDKVMNLDRFDLKKY from the exons ATGCACGCCAAACTTTCAAGCTGCCTTTTGGCAGCTTCTGCTCTTCTGCCCGCCGTCACGGCTGAGGGTTGCCCTTTCGCCAAACGCGATGGTTCCGTCACCAGCGAGCTCCCCAAGAGAGACACGGCCGAGGGCTTCGGCCGATGCTCGAGAATCAGCAACCAGGCTGGCGGCGGCACCCGCAGCCACGACTGGTGGCCTTGCCAGCTTAGACTCGATACTCTTCGCCAATTCCAGCCCGCGACCAACCCGTACGGAGGCGATTTCGATTACACTGCGGCTTTCAACTCTCTGGATT ATGAGGCTCTGAAGAAGGACCTCCACGCCCTGATGACGGAGTCCCAGGAATGGTGGCCCGCCGACTTTGGCCACTATGGCGGTCTCTTCATCCGCATGGCCTGGCATAGCGCCGGCACTTATCGCGCCATTGACGGCCGAGGTGGCGGTGGAATG GGCCAACAACGTTTCGCTCCGCTTAACAGCTGGCCTGACAACCAGAACCTCGACAAGGCTCGCCGCCTGCTGT GGCCTATCAAGCAAAAGTACGGCAACAAGATCTCATGGGCCGACTTGTACTTGCTCACTGGCAACGTCGCCCTCGAGTCCATGGGCTTCACCCCCCTTGGCTTCGCCGCTGGCCGTCCCGATACCTGGCAATCCGATGAGTCCGTCTACTGGGGTGGCGAGACGACTTTCGTCCCCAAGGGCAACGATGTCCGCTACAATGGCAGCACCGACATCAACGAGCGCGCCGACAAGCTTGAGAAGCCCCTGGGTGCTACCCACATGGGTCTCATCTACGTCAACCCGGAGGGCCCCGATGCCAGCTCCGACCCCGCCGCTTCGGCCAAGGACATCCGCGTCGCTTTCGATCGCATGGGAATGAACGATGAGGAGACTGTCGCTTTGATCGCCGGTGGACACGCCTTCGGCAAGACGCACGGTGCTGTGCCTGCAA GCAACATTGGAGGCGAGCCCGAGGCCGCTGACCTTGGCGAGATGGGTCTCGGATGGCACAACAGCGTTGGCGATGGCAACGGTGTCAACCAGATGACCAGTGGTCTTGAGGTTGTCTGGACCAAGACCCCTACCAA ATGGAGCAACGGCTACTTGGAGTCTCTCATTCACAACAAATGGACCCTCGTCACCAGCCCTGCTGGCGCTCACCAGTGGGAGGCTGTCAACGGCACCCTCGACTACCCCGACCCCTTTGACAGCACCAAGTTCCGCAAGGCCACCATGCTCACCAGTGACTTGGCTCTCATCAACGACCCGTCCTACCTCAACATCACCACCCGCTGGCTCGACCACCCCCAGGAGCTCGCCGACGCCTTCGCCAAGGCTTGGTTCAAGCTTCTCCACCGTGACTTGGGTCCCGTCGCCCGCTACCTCGGTCCTGAGATCCCCAAGGAGACTTTCGGCTGGCAGGATCCCCTTCCCGCTAGGGAGGGTGAGCTCATTGACGATGCTGATGTGACCAAGCTCAAGTCTGACATTCTCGGCACCGCCGGTCTCGACGTCTCCAAGCTCGCCTCCGTCGCCTGGGCCTCCGCCTCGACCTTCCGTCACTCCGACAAGCGTGGTGGTGCCAACGGTGCCCGTATCGCCCTCGAGCCCCAGAACAAGTGGGTTTCCAACAACCCTACCGTCCTCGCCGAGGTCATCGACGCCCTAAAGAAGATCCAGACCAGCTTCAACACCGGTGCCAAGAAGGTCTCCCTCGCCGACTTGATCGTTCTTGGTggtgccgccgccgtcgagaAGGCCGCTTCTGACGCTGGTGTCGCCGTCACCGTCCCCTTCACTGCCGGCCGTGTCGACGCCACCCAGGAGCAGACCGACGTCCGCGCCTTCAACTACCTCGAGCCCCAGGCCGACGGTTTCCGCAACTATGGCAAGGGTACCGCCCGCGCTCGCACTGAGGAGATCCTCGTCGACAAGGCCTCGCAGCTTACCCTCTCCGCCCCCGAGCTGACTGTTCTCGTCGGTGGTCTCCGCGCCCTCGGCGCCACTTTCGACCAGTCCAACACTGGTGTTCTTACCGCCAAGAAGGGCCAGTTGACCAACGACTGGTTCATCAATTTGCTCGACATCTCCACCGTCTGGTCCAAGACCGACACCGAGGGCGAGACCTGGACCGGTGTCGACCGCAAGACCAAGGCTGAGAAGTGGACCGCCACCCGCGCCGATCTCGTGTTCGGATCCCACGCCGAGCTCCGTGCCATCTCTGAGGTCTACGCCAGCTCTGACGCCAACGAGAAGTTCGTCAAGGACTTCGTCGCTGCTTGGGACAAGGTCATGAACCTTGACCGCTTCGACTTGAAGAAGTACTAA
- a CDS encoding MarR-family transcriptional regulator produces MASTNGSNALNSITFRNHRPGDMGYITHRHGAIYSKEYNYGALFEAMVSQITADFLLKFNPAKERCWIAERGDKFLGSIMLIEDREIPGRAKLRCFLVEKEARGSGLGTELIRLCVEFAREVGFESVGLSTDNHLIGARRLYAKSGFELKATEEHQAWGEKRVGETWELQLK; encoded by the coding sequence ATGGCGTCAACCAACGGCTCCAATGCTCTCAATTCCATCACATTCCGGAACCACCGCCCGGGTGACATGGGCTACATCACCCACCGACACGGCGCAATCTACTCCAAAGAATACAACTACGGCGCGCTATTCGAGGCCATGGTCAGCCAAATCACGGCAGACTTCCTCCTCAAGTTCAACCCAGCCAAAGAACGATGCTGGATCGCAGAGAGAGGAGACAAGTTTTTGGGCTCCATCATGCTCATCGAGGACCGCGAAATACCAGGCAGAGCGAAGTTGAGATGCTTCCTTGTAGAAAAGGAAGCAAGAGGCTCCGGCTTGGGAACGGAGTTGATACGACTTTGTGTTGAGTTTGCAAGGGAGGTTGGATTCGAGAGCGTTGGTTTATCAACTGATAACCACTTGATCGGGGCGCGGCGATTGTATGCAAAGTCCGGGTTCGAGTTGAAAGCCACCGAAGAACATCAAGCCTGGGGAGAGAAGCGAGTGGGAGAGACTTGGGAGTTGCAACTGAAATAG
- a CDS encoding major facilitator superfamily transporter, with protein MSFVPLFQNTIPYHRSRVQHRTTAFGDRAVCSEPADFGALGTTQKIRKDTNIAALVSISVNPTHLASIARPGAVSDSWGRSDGFCLKQFIYQFCGDNWAIPRDDLSVQSPRSEKSARCNVVDVSAGWILRNAVGQRPFFAEFFGQLALKNLDFPFILAMAVLCGRQVTVFSQIHPRMVERRKPSQSEKPEPSSDGRPETPDLAPTTSNAEKSGSIVPAVDVNDASLSRQDTEAVYNRFTPAKKRLVTAVVACGGIASTVSSLLLLAAIPEIAADLNTTGTTINVSNAIYVLFMGICTLFWGPISQVYGRKWPCIVSACTFFAFNVGTALSPNLAAFFVFRMFSAFTGTAYLVLGSSCIGDIYKPTERGTALAFFLNGTLIGQSFGPFIGGVMVNFHSWRSLFWFQSALAGLTAILAVAFLPETSHRLRSDELKGLSTKAKVAQVWDWANPFRVLALLLIPKLFVAGMAASALVWNMQALLTPIRYVINPRFHLTSPLESGLFFLAPGCGFFFGTYAGGRWADRTVKQWIKIRGRRVPEDRLRSSFVAMGAVIPICIIIYGWSIEKAVGGIPLPVICMFIQGFAQVIAFPSINTYCLDVFKGRSAEVIAGNYFFRYAIAAVGTASCLPAIQSIGVGWFSTITALFVFFAAVAVYCVVIIASKEDAKVNEAV; from the exons ATGTCTTTCGTACCTCTGTTTCAAAATACGATTCCGTACCACCGGAGCCGAGTCCAGCACAGGACAACAG CATTCGGCGACCGAGCCGTTTGTTCTGAGCCGGCCGATTTCGGAGCTCTGGGTACCACACAAAAGATCCGTAAGGACACAAACATTGCCGCGCTGGTTTCGATCTCGGTCAACCCCACCCATTTGGCCTCGATTGCTCGCCCCGGG GCGGTGTCTGATTCGTGGGGACGCAGTGATGGCTTCTGTTTGAAGCAATTCATCTACCAATTTTGCGGGGACAACTGGGCTATTCCGAGGGATGATCTATCAGTCCAGTCACCGAGGTCGGAAAAGTCAGCCAGGTGCAATGTGGTAGACGTTTCCGCCGGGTGGATTCTTCGCAATGCCGTCGGTCAACGTCCTTTCTTTGCCGAGTTTTTCGGGCAGCTAGCTCTGAAAAACTTGGATTTCCCATTCATTTTGGCAATGGCAGTGCTGTGTGGTCGCCAAGTCACGGTCTTTTCTCAGATTCATCCCCGCATGGTCGAACGGAGAAAGCCAAGCCAG TCTGAGAAGCCGGAGCCGAGCAGCGACGGCCGGCCCGAAACCCCGGACTTGGCACCGACAACTTCCAATGCGGAGAAGAGTGGCAGTATTGTGCCGGCCGTGGACGTGAACGATGCTAGTCTAAGCCGCCAAGACACCGAGGCTGTTTACAACAGGTTCACGCCAGCCAAGAAGAGGCTCGTAACAGCCGTTGTAGCATGCGGCGGGATTGCGTCGACGGTCTCTTCCTTGTTGCTTCTAGCTGCCATCCCCGAAATCGCTGCCGATCTCAACACAACTGGAACTACCATCAACGTCAGCAACGCCATCTATGTTCTATTCATGGGCATATGCACCCTCTTCTGGGGCCCTATCAGTCAAGTTTACGGTAGAAAATGG CCCTGCATTGTCTCAGCATGTACCTTCTTTGCCTTCAATGTAGGAACGGCCTTGTCGCCAAACCTTGCAGCCTTCTTCGTCTTCCGTATGTTTTCGGCGTTCACGGGAACAGCATATTTGGTGCTCGGCTCCAGTTGCATCGGCGACATCTACAAGCCCACGGAACGAGGCACCGCGCTTGCATTTTTCCTCAATGGCACTCTCATCGGTCAGAGCTTTGGCCCATTTATCGGTGGCGTTATGGTGAACTTCCATAGCTGGAGATCATTGTTTTGGTTCCAGTCTGCTCTCGCCGGGCTCACGGCAATCCTTGCGGTGGCATTCCTCCCAGAAACCAGCCACCGACTGCGCTCAGACGAGTTGAAGGGATTGAGCACTAAGGCAAAGGTAGCTCAGGTCTGGGACTGGGCAAACCCGTTCCGTGTACTGGCTCTCTTGCTGATACCTAAACTCTTCGTGGCT GGAATGGCTGCCTCGGCCTTAGTGTGGAACATGCAAGCATTGCTCACCCCTATCCGATACGTCATTAACCCTAGGTTTCACTTGACGTCGCCTCTCGAATCAGGGCTCTTCTTCCTCGCACCAGGGTGTGGCTTCTTCTTTGGCACGTATGCCGGAGGACGCTGGGCCGACCGAACTGTCAAGCAATGGATCAAGATCAGGGGTCGTAGAGTCCCCGAGGACCGTCTGAGGAGCTCATTCGTGGCAATGGGAGCTGTGATCCCTATCTGCATCATTATTTACGGCTGGTCCATTGAGAAGGCGGTCGGCGGGATCCCACTTCCGGTGATCTGCATGTTTATCCAGGGCTTCGCCCAGGTAATCGCATTTCCCAGCATCAACACGTATTGCTTGGATGTGTTCAAAGGCCGGAGCGCCGAAGTCATAG CGGGAAACTACTTCTTCCGATACGCTATCGCAGCTGTCGGTACTGCTTCATGTTTGCCTGCAATTCAAAGCATTGGCGTCGGCTGGTTCAGTACAATCACTGCCTTATTTGTGTTCTTCGCCGCGGTTGCTGTATACTGCGTCGTCATAATTGCCTCAAAGGAAGATGCCAAAGTCAATGAAGCGGTCTGA
- a CDS encoding major facilitator superfamily transporter, translating to MADHDIKGVAEPSATDDISNSDERSASVASNSAATGAKSPEQAAKSLPKTGADAALQLLNETGPLARTIDPELNRRLKHRIDTHIMPLICIVYFLQYIDKTAISYASVTGIQQSTGLHGNQFNWVASIFFFGQLAFEFPTIRLIQMFPLAKYTSINIILWGVVLACLAACKNYAGLLVCRFLLGAFEAAVVPAWVLFTSQWYTKQEQAFRVGIWFSVCGAAQMFGGFFAYGVATHVGKDPNAALRGWQVIFLFLGLLTALVGIAFFFIMPDSPATARFLSQEEKATHLERIRDNEQGIGSQEFKWKHVKEALLDVMTWLYAFWIFAANIPNSIATSFGNILVRGMGYTSEESLLLVTPLGAYEIVALVGLTWLAMKTRQRLYWCIAGHIPAIIGAILMATTSKVPALIGYYTSGGIPIGWTTILGLQSTNVAGSTKKVTVACIGTIAYTIGNIISPQTFQARDAPRYLPAKISICIIYFLVTVDLFLMRWVLERRNKKRDAEKAALGDAYKVEENHEFWDLTDLENKEFRYEL from the coding sequence ATGGCCGACCACGACATCAAGGGAGTGGCAGAGCCATCTGCTACAGATGATATTTCCAATTCAGACGAGCGCTCCGCATCCGTGGCGTCGAACTCGGCGGCGACGGGAGCAAAGAGCCCGGAGCAAGCTGCCAAGAGCCTTCCGAAGACTGGCGCTGATGCTGCCCTCCAACTTCTCAACGAAACTGGCCCTCTAGCCCGCACTATTGACCCAGAGCTGAATAGAAGGCTCAAGCACCGCATCGATACTCACATCATGCCGCTGATTTGCATCGTATACTTCTTGCAATATATCGACAAGACAGCCATCTCATATGCCAGCGTCACGGGCATTCAGCAATCCACTGGCCTCCACGGGAACCAATTCAACTGGGTTGCTTCCATCTTCTTCTTTGGTCAGCTCGCTTTCGAGTTCCCAACCATCCGACTCATCCAAATGTTTCCTCTTGCGAAGTACACCTCCATCAATATCATTTTATGGGGCGTCGTCCTAGCTTGCCTCGCCGCATGCAAGAACTACGCTGGCCTGCTTGTCTGCCGTTTTCTCCTTGGTGCGTTCGAAGCGGCTGTAGTGCCTGCATGGGTTCTCTTCACCTCCCAGTGGTACACCAAGCAGGAACAGGCATTCCGCGTCGGAATCTGGTTCTCTGTCTGTGGTGCAGCTCAAATGTTTGGTGGCTTCTTCGCATATGGCGTCGCAACACACGTTGGAAAAGACCCCAACGCAGCTTTGAGGGGTTGGCAAGTGATCTTCTTGTTCCTTGGTCTGCTGACCGCACTCGTTGGTATCGCGTTCTTCTTCATCATGCCTGACTCGCCGGCCACTGCCAGATTTCTTTCTCAGGAAGAAAAGGCGACTCACCTTGAGCGAATCCGGGATAATGAGCAAGGTATTGGCTCGCAGGAGTTCAAATGGAAGCACGTCAAGGAGGCATTGCTCGACGTAATGACTTGGCTTTATGCTTTTTGGATCTTCGCGGCCAACATCCCCAACTCTATTGCAACCAGCTTTGGCAACATCTTAGTGCGAGGCATGGGATACACGAGTGAGGAGTCTCTTCTTCTCGTCACGCCGCTCGGGGCTTACGAGATCGTGGCGTTGGTCGGCCTGACTTGGCTAGCAATGAAGACGAGACAACGACTCTACTGGTGCATTGCCGGTCACATTCCTGCCATTATCGGTGCTATTCTCATGGCTACAACTTCGAAGGTCCCAGCCTTGATCGGGTACTACACTTCAGGAGGTATCCCAATCGGATGGACGACGATTCTGGGACTGCAGAGCACCAATGTTGCAGGTTCCACCAAGAAAGTCACCGTCGCATGCATTGGGACCATCGCATACACCATTGGTAACATCATATCTCCTCAGACCTTCCAGGCCCGGGATGCGCCTAGGTATCTCCCTGCAAAGATATCCATCTGCATTATTTACTTCTTGGTCACAGTCGACTTATTCTTGATGCGCTGGGTGTTGGAGAGAAGGAACAAAAAGCGTGATGCTGAAAAGGCGGCTTTAGGAGATGCTTATAAAGTGGAGGAGAACCACGAGTTCTGGGATTTGACGGATCTCGAGAATAAAGAGTTTAGATATGAGTTATAA
- a CDS encoding glutathione-dependent formaldehyde-activating enzyme, with protein sequence MSPNRFNISCLCGGVSQQVQSVVAHGETLKLSINHGDVDRHATGILCASYYPIHEPHQTDDTTVFHGVDGWTRYFCSTCGCHVLRRRDIDGVTVWEAATGVLLHNTADDVGADARFARHTGVSDTKDGGISIWLSEIDGQRLESTTTPVTPSSQSTTKLPPTPAGFSKDSLHASCACGRVSYHITRPTEESYLPHSGFPDLQYAQVEHSAEFMKNPDTVKWWIRSNGTKYLAGTCACRSCRLISGFEVQTWAFVPRCNIFFHIPGPDDGQSGILPLNFADLPAGVAKTYESSPGVFREFCGNCGATIFWRDSWRPDVIDVSVGLLRADEGARAETWLDWWTERCSFEEETERGRSGEPARIARRLIDGLERGLRSGAQSK encoded by the coding sequence ATGTCACCCAATAGATTCAACATCTCCTGCCTTTGCGGCGGCGTCTCGCAGCAGGTTCAGTCTGTCGTTGCTCACGGAGAGACTCTCAAGTTGTCCATCAACCATGGCGACGTTGATCGACACGCCACAGGCATTCTCTGCGCCTCTTACTACCCCATTCATGAACCTCATCAAACGGATGATACGACTGTGTTTCATGGCGTTGACGGGTGGACAAGATACTTTTGCAGCACGTGCGGATGCCATGTCCTGAGACGCAGAGATATTGATGGAGTGACTGTGTGGGAAGCAGCCACTGGCGTCCTACTGCATAACACGGCCGACGACGTTGGCGCGGACGCGCGTTTTGCAAGGCACACCGGCGTTTCCGATACCAAAGACGGCGGGATCTCGATATGGCTGTCCGAGATTGATGGACAGCGGCTAGAATCGACCACAACGCCGGTCACTCCATCATCACAGTCCACGACGAAGCTTCCTCCCACGCCAGCTGGCTTCTCAAAAGACTCTCTGCACGCCTCATGCGCCTGTGGCAGGGTGAGCTACCACATCACACGGCCAACCGAAGAAAGCTATCTACCGCACTCCGGCTTCCCCGACCTACAATATGCTCAAGTCGAACATTCCGCCGAGTTTATGAAGAACCCCGACACCGTCAAGTGGTGGATTCGAAGCAACGGCACAAAGTACTTGGCTGGAACCTGTGCTTGCCGGTCTTGCCGCCTCATCTCCGGATTTGAGGTTCAGACCTGGGCATTCGTCCCCCGATGCAACATCTTCTTTCACATCCCCGGACCAGACGACGGCCAGTCCGGAATCCTCCCTCTCAACTTCGCAGACTTGCCCGCCGGGGTCGCGAAGACATACGAATCCTCACCTGGTGTCTTTCGTGAATTCTGTGGTAACTGCGGTGCAACGATATTCTGGCGCGACAGTTGGCGACCAGATGTCATCGACGTCAGCGTAGGGCTTCTTCGGGCAGACGAGGGTGCGCGGGCCGAGACGTGGCTAGACTGGTGGACGGAGCGATGCAGCTTCGAGGAAGAGACGGAAAGGGGTCGATCAGGGGAGCCCGCGCGCATTGCCAGGAGGCTCATTGACGGCCTTGAACGAGGCTTGCGCTCAGGGGCCCAGTCAAAGTGA
- a CDS encoding major facilitator superfamily transporter, which yields MGNSPAATSAEKPQETNSEQYGNTQSALDRVITAASYVPPEMSPIRRRAVMCALCLTLLLSALDITIIATALPTIAATLQATASEYAWVGSAYTLSSTASTPVWAKMSDIFGRKLTIMTAAATFMAGSLIAALAGNIQALIAGRTVQGLGGGGSLVLVTIVIGDIFKLEDRAKYYGMTGIVYGIASAVGPVLGGVFTQTIGWRWCFFINLPFDGVALVVLFFTLKVETPKESFIAGLRDLDWIGFLLIIGGTICFLYGLETGAGGIVPWNSALVICLILFGVLILALFIVWEARFAKNPVIPFRIFQKVTNIASFTLACIHSFVFIAYDYFLPLYFQLVLGFKPIIAGITLFPLLIPLTVMTMLGGLFTRKTGNYIIPIFFGSALMTLGNGLFISFGISTEWAKIVAFQMITGFGAGVLFQSPMISIQTHTEQKDMAAAMSAFSFVRSLFSSMSIVIGTVLLQHNLGGGELTAGKLGSENGNDGTSGASKAIYMSALRVMWAFFTGVSGCMLLAAIFIKPKSKKSGQPNTSS from the exons ATGGGTAATTCACCTGCAGCAACATCGGCCGAAAAGCCCCAAGAGACGAACTCAGAGCAGTATGGAAACACCCAGAGTGCTCTGGATCGCGTGATCACAGCCGCATCTTATGTTCCTCCTGAAATGAGCCCGATCCGTCGCCGCGCCGTCATGTGTGCCCTCTGCCTGACTCTTCTACTTAGCGCCCTGGACATCACCATCATCGCCACGGCCTTACCCACCATCGCAGCAACTCTTCAGGCCACGGCATCGGAGTACGCGTGGGTGGGAAGCGCGTACACCTTGTCCAGCACGGCATCCACACCGGTCTGGGCTAAGATGTCCGACATATTCGGCCGGAAGCTCACAATTATGACTGCGGCAGCAACGTTCATGGCGGGAAGCCTGATCGCGGCCTTGGCTGGGAACATTCAAGCTCTCATCGCTGGGAGGACTGTACAGGGGCTCGGGGGAGGTGGATCGTTGGTTCTAGTCACGATTGTGATTGGCGATATTTTCAAGTTGGAGGATCGGGCCAAGTACTATGGCATGACTGGCATCGTCTATGGGATTGCGAGTGCGGTCGGCCCAGTACTTGGAGGTGTCTTTACACAGACGATTGGATGGAGATGGTGTT TCTTCATCAACTTGCCGTTCGACGGCGTTGCCCTGGTGGTGTTATTCTTCACCCTCAAGGTTGAAACCCCCAAAGAGTCATTCATTGCCGGTCTTCGGGACCTCGATTGGATTGGGTTCCTTCTCATCATAGGTGGCACAATCTGCTTCCTCTACGGCCTCGAAACAGGTGCTGGTGGCATCGTACCCTGGAACTCTGCTTTGGTCATCTGCCTCATCCTGTTCGGGGTCCTCATTCTCGCGCTCTTCATCGTATGGGAGGCTCGCTTCGCGAAGAATCCCGTTATTCCATTCCGAATCTTCCAAAAGGTCACCAACATTGCCTCTTTCACCCTTGCTTGCATCCACAGCTTCGTTTTCATTGCATACGACTATTTCCTCCCGCTGTACTTCCAACTTGTCCTTGGTTTCAAACCGATCATCGCTGGAATTACGCTGTTTCCTCTACTCATTCCGCTCACGGTCATGACAATGCTCGGGGGGCTGTTCACCCGGAAGACTGGTAACTACATTATTCCCATCTTCTTTGGTTCGGCGCTCATGACTCTCGGGAATGGCCTGTTCATCAGCTTTGGCATCAGCACGGAATGGGCCAAGATTGTGGCATTTCAAATGATCACTGGGTTCGGTGCCGGTGTGCTCTTCCAAAGTCCCATGATCTCAATTCAGACTCACACGGAGCAAAAGGATATGGCGGCTGCTATGTCGGCCTTCAGTTTTGTGAGGTCTCTCTTTTCTTCGATGTCCATTGTCATCGGGACAGTGTTGTTGCAGCATAACCTCGGTGGTGGAGAGCTGACGGCAGGGAAGCTTGGTTCTGAGAATGGGAACGATGGAACTTCAGGGGCTAGCAAGGCTATCTACATGTCTGCTTTGCGTGTGATGTGGGCATTCTTTACTGGCGTTTCTGGTTGCATGCTTCTAGCTGCGATATTCATCAAGCCGAAGTCGAAAAAGTCAGGTCAGCCCAATACAAGCTCATAG